The Accipiter gentilis chromosome 14, bAccGen1.1, whole genome shotgun sequence genome contains a region encoding:
- the LOC126045438 gene encoding probable G-protein coupled receptor 141, which translates to MYKEDLGNMTEENRNSSDSSSAFIHTNTMSAILITSYSVAFAGGGIGSLTMLSVLVKMNTLSVTTTAIVNLVVVHSLLLFTVPFRLHYYVNKKWVFKMPFCKMVSAMVHIHMYLTFLFYVITLVIRWLIFFQWKDKVEFYRKLHAIAASAAVWVLVMVFLVPALCLEYGRSGSYNDTVCFKFHKELQQESVKALNYTIIVGVTCITCVLLGLQIFILVKVARKLSTSLWSHQEFWAQVKNLIFICVIIICFLPYHLFRAYYIQHVSDFEQLESYNEVFLSLTALSCLDLLSFVLSGSRLFKQKVGMLRSRLPCC; encoded by the coding sequence ATGTACAAGGAAGATTTGGGGAACATGACTGAAGAGAATAGGAACAGCAGTGACTCCTCCTCTGCCTTCATTCACACCAACACCATGAGTGCCATACTGATTACTTCCTACTCGGTTGCCTTTGCTGGAGGTGGGATTGGGTCCCTCACAATGTTGTCTGTGCTGGTCAAGATGAACACTCTGTCCGTGACCACTACAGCCATTGTTAACCTGGTCGTTGTGCACAGCCTCCTCCTCTTCACTGTGCCCTTCCGCCTGCACTACTACGTCAACAAGAAGTGGGTATTCAAGATGCCGTTTTGCAAAATGGTGAGTGCGATGGTGCACATCCACATGTACCTGACCTTCCTATTCTACGTGATCACGCTGGTGATCCGGTGGCTCATCTTCTTTCAATGGAAGGACAAGGTGGAGTTTTACAGGAAGCTGCACGCCATTGCAGCAAGCGCTGCTGTGTGGGTCCTTGTCATGGTCTTTCTGGTGCCAGCCTTGTGCCTGGAGTATGGACGCTCAGGCTCATACAATGATACAGTATGCTTTAAGTTCCACAAAGAACTACAGCAGGAGAGCGTGAAAGCCCTGAACTACACCATAATTGTAGGTGTCACCTGCATTACTTGTGTCCTCTTGGGCCTGCAGATTTTCATCCTGGTAAAAGTGGCGAGAAAACTTTCCACCTCCCTCTGGTCACACCAAGAGTTCTGGGCCCAGGTGAAAAACTTGATTTTCATCTGCGTCATCATAATTTGCTTCCTTCCCTATCATCTCTTTAGGGCCTACTACATACAGCACGTGAGTGATTTTGAGCAGTTAGAAAGCTACAATGAAGTTTTTTTGAGTCTGACTGCCCTCAGCTGTCTGGACCTGCTGTCGTTTGTGCTGAGTGGAAGCCGCCTCTTCAAGCAAAAAGTGGGTATGCTCCGCAGCAGGTTGCCTTGCTGCTAG